In Mercurialis annua linkage group LG6, ddMerAnnu1.2, whole genome shotgun sequence, the following are encoded in one genomic region:
- the LOC126686166 gene encoding uncharacterized protein LOC126686166, which yields MENEDLIIGDNQDSLLRQNQYLESGDIHNSDFAHIINDHHNFDADHTDVSIDYIQDLGLGHTHETSDEPADSKAIVVQNHSNGGEDESHLASENHDSAVVEYRDFCQNDELSMMPVSDGTYQMPLAVRSSSVPYFKPVELTVGQEFPDVHSCRRAFRDAAIAFRFEMHTIKSDKTRFTAKCATEGCPWRIHAAKLPGLPTFTIRTIHEEHTCGGIRHLGHQQASVQWVAESVETHLLENPHSTPKEILEEIYRAHGITLSYKQAWRAKERVMASVRGSFEEEYRLLPQYCDQIVRTNPGSIAVVYGNPVDDCFERLFISFQASIYGFLNACRHLIVLDRTLLKSKYHGTLLFATGFDGDGAVFPLAFGLVDDENVDNWMWFHSELHNLLEANTENMPKLTILSDRQNGIIDGVEANFPTAFHGFCINQLIDRFVQDFNSVPSNLVWEAATALTPTEFGQKMLVIENMSQQAVYWLRCIDPRLWAVAYFEGTILAQFAPNLSESLNTLILETSGLPVIQMMEHIRRKLMTWFSDRREMSLQWTGMLVPSAERQVFEAIKLARSCQVVKANDAEFEVSCNNFASHTVDIRCRTCSCRGWQLRGLPCVHGVAALISCGQNVYKYTEDVFTVANYRKAYSQAIHPIPDKAFWNEEYSDDVEIAIRPPKSLQPLPGKPRKKRVRAEDGGGRVKRAVHCSRCHQTGHFRTTCAVPI from the coding sequence ATGGAGAATGAGGATTTGATAATTGGGGACAATCAAGATTCATTGTTGAGGCAGAATCAATATTTAGAATCAGGGGATATTCACAATTCAGATTTTGCTCACATAATCAATGATCATCATAATTTTGATGCTGATCATACTGATGTTTCTATTGATTATATTCAAGATTTGGGGTTAGGGCACACTCATGAGACCAGTGATGAACCAGCTGATAGCAAGGCTATTGTTGTTCAAAACCATAGCAATGGGGGAGAGGATGAAAGTCATTTAGCCAGTGAGAATCATGATTCTGCTGTAGTAGAGTACCGCGATTTTTGTCAGAACGACGAGTTGAGTATGATGCCTGTATCTGATGGGACTTATCAGATGCCGTTGGCTGTTAGAAGCTCTTCTGTTCCTTACTTTAAACCGGTAGAGCTGACTGTTGGGCAAGAGTTTCCTGATGTTCATAGCTGTCGAAGAGCGTTTCGTGATGCGGCTATTGCTTTTCGGTTTGAGATGCATACAATTAAGTCTGACAAGACTCGTTTCACAGCGAAATGTGCAACTGAAGGATGTCCTTGGCGGATTCATGCTGCGAAGCTTCCGGGTTTGCCTACGTTCACAATCAGGACTATTCATGAGGAACATACTTGCGGTGGAATTAGACATCTTGGTCATCAACAAGCATCGGTTCAATGGGTTGCGGAGTCCGTAGAAACTCACCTTCTCGAAAATCCACATTCCACTCCCAAGGAGATACTTGAAGAGATTTATCGAGCTCATGGGATCACGTTATCGTATAAGCAAGCATGGAGAGCGAAGGAGAGGGTTATGGCTAGTGTTCGTGGATCATTTGAGGAAGAATATCGCCTACTTCCGCAGTACTGTGATCAGATTGTAAGGACGAATCCCGGAAGCATTGCAGTGGTCTATGGAAATCCTGTTGATGATTGTTTTGAGAGACTATTTATCTCATTCCAGGCATCAATTTACGGGTTCTTGAACGCGTGCAGACATCTTATTGTACTTGATCGAACTCTTTTAAAGAGCAAGTACCATGGAACTTTGCTGTTTGCCACTGGATTTGATGGAGATGGGGCTGTGTTTCCTCTAGCATTTGGGCTGGTTGATGATGAAAATGTGGATAATTGGATGTGGTTTCATTCCGAGCTGCATAATCTGCTTGAAGCCAACACTGAAAACATGCCAAAACTTACAATTCTGTCCGATAGACAAAACGGTATCATTGATGGAGTAGAAGCTAACTTCCCAACGGCTTTTCACGGTTTCTGCATTAATCAACTTATCGACAGATTCGTGCAGGATTTCAACTCAGTACCTTCTAATCTCGTATGGGAAGCCGCTACCGCTCTCACTCCAACTGAATTTGGACAGAAAATGTTAGTAATTGAAAACATGTCGCAACAAGCAGTCTACTGGTTAAGATGTATTGACCCACGATTATGGGCTGTCGCATATTTTGAAGGAACGATACTCGCTCAATTTGCGCCTAATTTATCTGAATCGCTAAACACTCTGATACTTGAAACATCTGGACTTCCGGTAATCCAAATGATGGAGCATATTCGTAGAAAGCTGATGACTTGGTTTAGTGATCGTCGTGAAATGAGCTTACAATGGACAGGCATGCTTGTTCCATCGGCTGAAAGGCAAGTATTCGAGGCTATTAAGCTTGCGCGAAGTTGTCAAGTTGTGAAAGCAAATGATGCTGAGTTTGAAGTGAGTTGTAACAACTTCGCATCACATACAGTAGATATTCGATGCCGTACATGTTCTTGTCGGGGTTGGCAATTACGAGGTCTACCTTGTGTTCATGGTGTAGCTGCTCTTATCTCTTGTGGGCAAAATGTGTACAAGTATACGGAGGATGTTTTCACAGTGGCAAATTATCGCAAGGCGTATTCACAAGCCATACATCCGATTCCTGACAAAGCGTTTTGGAATGAAGAATATAGCGATGATGTTGAGATTGCGATAAGGCCTCCGAAATCACTTCAACCACTGCCCGGAAAACCAAGGAAAAAGCGAGTGCGAGCTGAAGATGGCGGTGGTCGTGTTAAACGAGCTGTGCATTGCAGCCGTTGTCATCAGACTGGACATTTTAGAACAACTTGTGCAGTTCCGATATAG